One window of the Hippoglossus hippoglossus isolate fHipHip1 chromosome 9, fHipHip1.pri, whole genome shotgun sequence genome contains the following:
- the LOC117767267 gene encoding arrestin domain-containing protein 3-like — protein MSNSVKSFTVGINPISKSDVFTSGDSLTGQINLEVSGDCKINALVVKLKGKAEVKWTEHYGKTTVTYYNKEKYFSIKQSLFQEDRGSTVGPGCHVYPFIFQIPAQELPSSFKASHGKIVYTVEVILSRPMKLDSKAKAQFTLMHKGNPQSEALLRIPQHSIIDKKLKLFTSGTVGMDVNIAQTGFRQGEGIKVVAYIQNKSSRDIRPKYCLYRKYSYFAKTKRRVETKDILKEVGETIPPSAGQNVTRIITIPATTCASILNCSIIKAEYRLRVYLDVKYATDPQIKFPIVILPASLGPDDERPPPAYGFDGYANSSVGTNFLQNPTALEPSAPPPSYGTYAMYPSLTGAVGKY, from the exons ATGTCAAACAGTGTGAAGAGTTTTACAGTGGGAATTAATCCCATATCCAAAAGCGACGTTTTCACCAGTGGCGATTCGCTCACAGGACAGATCAATCTGGAGGTGTCTGGCGACTGCAAAATAAATGCACTCGTCGTGAAGCTGAAGGGAAAAGCAGAAGTGAAATGGACCGAACATTATGGAAAAACCACCGTAACGTACTACAACAAAGAGAAGTACTTCAGCATCAAACAATCTCTCTTTCAGGAAGATCGCG gcaGCACTGTCGGCCCAGGCTGCCATGTCTACCCATTCATCTTTCAGATTCCAGCACA AGAGCTGCCATCCTCCTTCAAAGCCTCCCACGGAAAAATCGTGTACACGGTGGAGGTGATCCTCAGCCGGCCCATGAAATTGGACAGTAAAGCTAAGGCTCAGTTCACCCTCATGCACAAAGGAAACCCACAAAGTGAGGCGTTGCTGAGG ATCCCACAGCACAGTATCATCGATAAGAAACTGAAGCTCTTCACATCAGGAACAGTGGGCATGGATGTAAATATTGCACAGACAGGCTTCCGCCAAG gtGAAGGCATCAAAGTTGTGGCCTACATTCAGAACAAGTCATCTCGTGACATTAGGCCCAAGTACTGCTTGTACAGGAAGTACAGCTACTTTGCAAAAACGAAGAGGCGAGTCGAAACCAAAGACATCCTGAAAGAAGTGGGCGAAACCATTCCACCTTCGGCAGGTCAGAATGTCACCAGGATCATCACCATCCCTGCCACCACGTGTGCGTCCATCTTGAACTGCAGCATCATCAAAGCTGAGTACAGACTCAGG GTCTATCTGGATGTTAAATATGCTACGGACCCCCAGATCAAGTTCCCTATAGTCATCCTGCCTGCTTCACTGGGGCCTGATGATGAGAGGCCGCCCCCTGCATATGGATTTGATGGGTATGCAAACTCAAGCGTAGGGACCAATTTCCTACAAAACCCAACTGCCTTGGAACCATCTGCTCCACCTCCATCCTATGGCACATATGCAATGTACCCCTCATTGACTGGTGCTGTTGGGAAGTACTAG
- the LOC117767271 gene encoding arrestin domain-containing protein 3-like, whose amino-acid sequence MLESTVKNFCINFNVASEGRTFRSGQLVSGHFSFDLSKKTKITDISMRLKGQAHIHWSSGGGKKRRKRNYSAKVTYFDLKSVILQENSAIGESVKLQPGTHMYPFTCQIPQGDFPPSFKGLCGKIEYMLTVSIHRPWHMSKDFVTELNLINSINTNQPELRAPLSGSNQMTLFCLWCASPAITMTVSVEKKAFTPGETVKIICDFSNGSSRTATPKVKLLQKQTFYTHERVNRRVYDKNLESGFGQPIHAHTCDVHTEMMVLIPQSASLTISNCSILVVSYSIEVSVTVCSGPDLTVLFPIIVCDTPVHPQPPPYV is encoded by the exons ATGTTGGAATCGACCGTCAAGAACTTCTGCATCAATTTCAACGTAGCGAGCGAGGGGAGGACATTCCGCAGCGGGCAGCTGGTCTCAGGACACTTCTCCTTCGACCTGAGCAAGAAGACGAAGATCACCGACATATCGATGCGTCTGAAGGGACAGGCCCACATCCACTGGTCCAGTGGcggagggaagaagaggaggaagagaaactaCAGTGCAAAAGTCACCTACTTCGACCTGAAGAGCGtcatcctgcaggagaactcAG CCATTGGCGAGTCGGTGAAACTCCAGCCTGGCACGCACATGTATCCGTTTACATGCCAGATACCTCaggg AGACTTCCCACCGAGCTTCAAGGGCCTTTGTGGAAAAATAGAGTATATGTTAACCGTGAGCATCCACAGACCCTGGCACATGTCTAAGGACTTTGTGACTGAGTTAAACCTCATAAACAGCATCAATACCAACCAGCCAGAGCTGAGG GCTCCTCTCTCAGGCTCCAACCAAATGACTCTGTTCTGCCTGTGGTGTGCCTCACCTGCTATCACAATGACAGTCAGTGTGGAGAAGAAAGCCTTTACTCCTG gtgaaactgtgaaaataatttGTGACTTCAGTAACGGTTCATCTCGAACAGCCACTCCGaaggtgaagctgctgcagaagcAGACCTTCTACACCCACGAAAGGGTCAACAGGAGGGTGTATGACAAGAACTTGGAATCAGGGTTCGGGCAGCCCATCCACGCACACACCTGCGACGTGCACACTGAGATGATGGTCTTGATTCCTCAGTCTGCATCACTTACCATCTCTAACTGCAGCATCCTGGTCGTTAGTTATTCTATTGAG GTGAGCGTGACAGTGTGCTCTGGCCCTGACCTCACCGTTCTGTTTCCCATCATCGTTTGTGATACCCCTGTTCATCCTCAACCCCCTCCTTATGTGTGA